The sequence below is a genomic window from Pseudorca crassidens isolate mPseCra1 chromosome 7, mPseCra1.hap1, whole genome shotgun sequence.
AAGGGAGCCACTATTCTGATGTCTATCATCATTAGTTTCGactatttttgttctgtttggttttgtttgttatttgggggttttttatttttggccacgccggaCGGCCTGTGTCATCTTAATtcgccaaccagggattgaacctgcaccctggcagtgaaagctctgagtcctaactgccggaccaccagggaattcccagttttgATTATTTCTGaacttcatacaaatggaatcataaaatatataatctcgTGTTTGGATTCTTTTGTTCATCATTATCTGTGAGGTCCATCCACGGataatgtataattttaaaatgttaattacaaATTAATGTTTATGTTCAATTCAAAGACATTTGATTTgccttagaaaatagaaaaaagttatttttaaatattatttaaataatataatttaaatattgaatatttgtatttaatttatatactACAAATTAATATTTCTGGAGGTTACAAAAACTTCTAAACCAAATTTTGATGGAATATTGTATCACTTAGTCAACTTTTGAACACTAAGGTACTGTTTGTAATTTTAtatccaatatattttttaaaaccctccATATTAGCATCAAGTACCAACTATACATTTTATAATGCAAACTATTTGATttgaaaggaaacatttttaagattataaatttttttttacttttaagattATATAGAAGTAACTGATGTAACCTTATGTGTAGTTTTATGTAATGATATCTTTTGAAAGCCTGGtattttaattccttaaaaattaGTCTTATTTAAGAGATTTGGGGATGCATAATTTTTTCCACAGTTGTTGATGAAATTGTGCAGCTCATTAGCATAGAGCTAAGTAATCCCAACGTACTCCCCTGACTCCATAAGTTTGCCAGTAAAAATTGTGCAAAACGATCTTGCAACATTTAACATTACtgacaaatttgaaaataatgagtGACAAAAATTCTATGCCACAAGTTATATGGAGGATAtctataatctttttattttttaaaaaatgtagcttTTAAACAGGGCAATCATTCAGTACAGGACTAATGTTACgagagagggaaaagacctaGAAGGAAAGGACAGGTGTGTTCAGGTTAATGTTGTTACACATTTCACTTAAGAAGAAAAGCGTTTAGGAACATGGAATATTTGTAATTTTGCACAAATGTGGTTGAAATAATATAGGCTTTGGAGCCACATAGACTTGGTTTGAACCTCAGGTTTATTACTTATTATCTTTTtgactttggcaagttacttaacctcgaGCCTTAGGTAAGTCACCTGAAGAATGGAGAACACTAAGAATATTGCTGTTTATcttttacaatgaaaaaatatatataagcacCAAGTACATATAACAACTTTTTACTCTCCTAATAATTATTACCATATTAGGAGATAATCACAACTTACCTTCCCAATACAGCTACTAGATATATCCAGAATTGTTTGCAAACACCTATATTCCTTCCATTATGCAAGTAGGTCTCACAATAACAGGACATCACTAATTAGGAAGATCACAGGTATTATGATTCATATATGGAAATCAATAATCATGGAGGAGAGTACAAAAAAAGTGACTTGAATTCAGGTATATCAGCAGTGGCTAAAAACTTAAGCTCTCTACATTGATGCCTGGGACAGTTCttcagaaaaaagagagaaaagctctAAATTTTCTCAAATAAAGGAATATGAAAGTGTAGCAGTGGAAATGACTGCCAACAGAGCCCTGGAATAGTAGTATGAAAAATAGTGGAGTTATCCAGTCAGCAActcacatatttttcttaagCATACTAACCCTAATAGGCAGAATGGGGTTTGGGATCAGATGATCATGTAGGTTCAAAACCTGGACCTAAACACTTTGTGGATGTATGTCAATTTATTTaatctcagtttctcatctgtaaatgtggATAACAATAGTTATCACTATGCAGGGCCATGATATACATTCAAGGAGTTTATCATGTAAAGGGCTTAGTTTAGAGCACTGTCAGaatacagtaagcactcaatatgtGTGCCTGTTGCCTTTCAGGGCACCCTTTCTTGGTTCTCCTACTTCTCTGGTCACTCCTTAGTCTCCTAAACTGCACACATGCAGGGCACAACTCCAGGAGTCCTAGCAGAGAACAGCTGCTGTGAGGCTGAGAGGTAGGCAGAGACTTCAGAGGTCACCCAGTGTTGCAGTCTGGGCTTACCCAGAGGGGAGATTCCTTGGTGAACACCAGTGGCATTAAGACCTCAGAAAATACATGCTTAGGAATAAAAACAATACTCAAGGAGTAAGAGCCAGGAATAAGTATGAAACTGAAATAGACCACCCCAAGCCTAAACCCAAGTTTTGACAGGATCAAGGTGATCTGcagtaatttatttttcagaggaaGTCTCTATAATGTATCATCCACAATTTCTAGCATACAATAAAAGTTATTAGATATGCAAAGCCAGGGGTAGTGACCAACAATCAAGAGATAAAATAATtagtaaaagcaaacaaaagtgaACAAGAACTTCAAAATAACTgtaattaatacattaaaaacatagagaaaaaatgTACAAGATAGGTAGCACAGAATATTTCAACAGagataaatctatttaaaaaaaagaatcaaatgaacATTTTAGAACTGCAAAATTCAGTATCTGAAATTAAGAATGTATTAGACGGGTTTAAAAGCATACTAGTAGGAATTGCCtggctggtggtccagtggttgagactccgtgcttccacagcagggggcacaggtttgatcactggttggggaactaggatcccgtgagcctcatggccaaaataaacaaataaatataaatacataaataaatacacgcCCTTttcacagggaattatactcaatatcctgtagtaaactataatggagaagaatatgaaaaataatatatatatgtataactgagtcactttgctgtacagcataaattaacagtgtaaatcaactacacttcaataaaatttaaaaaataaaagcatactgAACACATTACTCCTTCTATATAGAAGACAGAATTATGAATGCAAAGAAAGgccaaaagaaaacatataaacaaacaaacacaaaaacaaatagaaaaaagaaagcagagcatGAGAAAGACGTGGGACACACTCCTATGCATATAGAATGGGAGTGCTAGGAgaggaaagaataggaaaaagcatatttgaagaaataatggctaacaaCTTTCCAAGTCTGTTCAAGGACATTGACCAACAGATATGAGAAACTCAGAAAACCTTAAGTAGCATAAATAAGAAATTCAGACCTTAGAAATCAGTCAAATGgctgaaaaccaaagagaaacaaaaaacatcttaAAAGCAGGTTTCACATCATCTGACCTTCCATTACCTTCCTGATCTTATCTCTTTCAACTCTCCAACTTAATCACTCCCTTCCTTGCTGTCCCTTGAACACACCTGGCACAATCTTGCTTTAGAGGCCTTGTAgtggctgtttcctctgcctggaacattcttccccaACATGTCTCTCTAGGCACCTTATTTAAAAAGACCACTTCCCATCCCCTTGTGCACACTCATTCCCACCCCATCCATACCCTTAGACTCCCAATCACCCTACCAtgccttatttttttcccacagaaCTTTTCACCTTCTAACATTCTGCATtccatatataaacacatatatatgttcttcTGAAGAACATAGGCAAACAACCAAATTGACATCTTCATTACTAATAATTACTAATTATTTCATTTCCAGTTAATAATTACTAACTcattactaatatatatatacacacaaaatcacAGTAGCAATAATAATATCAGTTATTTAGTGCACTCATAGTTGGCACAGAAATATTAATTTGtaccaagtcacacagctagtaactggcagagccaggacttagATCCATGCTGAGTTccaataaaaatagtttttagatGAGAAAGGATAAGACCTAAAGATATGTAAATGAGCTAAATGTAACAATTAAATTTCAGTctgttgaaaaaacaaaacaaaatctctctTAGCACTAAAGAATGAAATGCAGATATTAGTACATGTCACTAGGTGATGCTCTTCATTAAACTTCTCTCCTAGTAAGGTAATCTGAGGAATTATAACTCACTCAGATGGGGAAGAATTTATGCTAGGTCTAATAATAATTAAGCTGGCTCATTAACCACAAAAGTTACATAgctcagaaaacaaatttacaaacAAAAAGGTAAGCCACACGAATTTATGGTAGAAAAGCTTTCTGTAGACTGTAAACTTAGAGGTTTCTATATCATAAACATGATAtttctctctatttatttatttatatttatttatttatttattgcggtatgcgggcctctcactgttgtggcctctcccgttgcggagcacaggctccggacgcacaggctcaggggccatggctcacgggcctagccgctccgcggcatgtgggatcttcccggaccagggcacgaacccacgtcccctgcatcggcaggtggactctcaaccactgcgccaccagggaagccctgtatctctacttttttatgcttaaaatattttaaagtaaattgacTATACACCCTTTAATATTTCAATATGTATCTCTCAAATAACATTATTACACCTAAGCAAAAtgattccttaatatcatctatTACCCAAAAACCAATGGTCAATAAACATTAAAGGGGGCTCAGGCTCATTAgtaattagagaaatacaaattaataagaCAAAGACATATGTTGCACACATATCTgacagaaatttaaaagtatgATACCAAGTGTTGGAAAGGATGCAGAGCACAGGAGCTCTAATACATTGCTATGGGGAAGGGAGATAACAATCCTTCCGGAAAGACAGCATTACATAGTGCATAGTAATAGTGAAGATGCATATATACCTGATGCCCTCTACCACTGCTAGACACACCTAACAGAAACTGTAGCAAGAAACAAGACAAGTACACCAGGAAACATTTCAATCTTCTTCTATTACATACCTAACAGAAAATGTACCAAGAAATAAGACACTTATACCAAGAAACACTTAGTATTGTTTGTTATAGGAAAATTctgaaataactcaaatgtcccTCAGTattagagaggaaaaataaattttggtatgtaaATACAatagaacaaaacagaataaaaaatgtagaATAAAAATGTAATCTTAACAAATTAGAGCTCTTGCAACAACACGGATCAATTTCACAAGtttcataataatgaaataaGAAGAGATACAAATTAACATGCACAGTATAAGTCTGTTCATATAAAGTTTGAAACCAATGCCTGCcacttattttcaaatggttcagcaaataaaaaatatatccatatatctattcaaatataaagaaaatgtggcaaaatgttaacaattgtgaATCTAAGTGAAGAGCATACAAAGGTTCATTGTACTACACTGCTACTTTTCTTTAGGTTTgagatttttcaaaacaaaaagatagaaaaaatgttcaaaaatcaGACAAAGCTAACTTATATTGTTTAGGAGTATTTTATTCACGTGGGTGATAAATGTATGATTATTCTTTATGTGTTAAACTATACATATagattttatgcatttttttctatatgtaaaTTTCATGAgcgaaaaaagttaaaaataatgtgataagatacataaaaatattttcaaagaaaaactgCTATATACTTgttaaacattattattaaaaaacaaactttttgcTTTACAACAAGCAAGCGTAAGCAAGAGGGATTTTGTTATGTGGGACATTAACCTGAGATCAATCTGTCAAAAGGTACCTCCTGAGGACCAATTTTTGAGGCTAGcaacaaaataatgtcatctgATTTTTCCATGAGATAGTTTCTATACAAGCATCAATTCTGAATCTTGCTTAATTTGATACTAGATAGTATATTCTTCTAAATAATTCCCATGAACTGCAATACGATACTCCAATACTCATTTTGGCAGATATGCTAGCATATGctacttaaaaatgtattataagaAAACTCTGGATGAAAGCTTTATCACTATTCAAATATCATACACAATTCATATTGTCCATGTATTTTCTATATGTTTTTCCAATGTCCTTACTAGTAttccacagtatttttttttaaaccctcaaAATTAAAGTTGTTCAGAATTTCATGCTTCCAAACTATCTTTTAATATAGTTATATCAATCCATCTGATTGTCTTCTTCTGTGTCATCTAAATCAATATcaaaatctaaatctaaatcatcactttcttcatttcttctgcagcttcttctGTGGCTGGAACGTtgattattttcaacattttctgtcttttctggtTCTATATTAAAcctaaagatggaagaaaaaaactttatttctcaGGATTTCATTGTAGACTGAAAAGACTTTTACACTACATTTCTTGATTAATAGGAGCCTaatgaaataaagaggaaaagattCTTGAAGATTAACTTAACTCAAGAGCCAACCAATTATAATACAGTTGTCAATAAAGTATGATCAAAGAAATTAACACATGATGTccattaaagaaaagaagttaTATAATGAGTAATTCTTTTGTAATGTGTAATAAATGTGAAcctcataaatattttaactttctaaaaatgATGGTTCACTTTTATTATAACGatagaaatatttaacaattaaTTAAGATGTTCTTCCTGTTGGGTAGAACAACGTCTACATTAGTGTGACATTCTGCATCTTAAGACTCTCAGAGCAACTGAatatttccttaaaagaaaattcacatattaattaaaagagtaaatcgcaaacataaaaagaaatactCACGGAATAACATCTTCTCTCTTTCCACATTTGGCACAAACTTCAAGATCACAGGCACATGGTCTACACATTATGTGATAAGAATCCTTCACTGTCTTTTGTAAACATTTAACactaaaagtagaaaagaaaataaaatcttaattttttactCATTATCTAAGgtttatttaatgaaataagGGGGTGTGTGGCTAAGTGTATAGCTGATAAGCCTCAATCTCAGATATTACTCTCATATGTTATTTAGATTAATTACATAGAATTTCTAGAGAACAGTGTACAGCTCAGAATAATAGTAGATtcttaaagcttttaaaaaatgtcatctgcaaatattaacaattttactccttccttttcaatttggattccttttatttcttttccttatctgattgctctggctaggacttccaacactatgttgaataaaagtggcaacagtgggcatccttgtattgatcctgatcttagagggaaagctttcagttttcaccactgGGTATAACGTTAGCTGTggatttatcatatatggcctttattatgttgagaaactttccctctatacccactttgttgagagtttttatcatatcattgtgtgaaatgctttttttgcatctattgagatggtcatatgatttttatccttcattttattaatgtgctgtatcatattgattgatttgaggaAATCGAACCATTCTTGCatgcctggaataaaccccacttgatcatggtgaatggtccttttgatgtattgttgaattcagtttactaatattttgttgagaacttttgcatctatgttcatcagggataatggcctgtaattttcttttcttgtggtatccCTGTCTGGTTTGGTagcagagtaatgctggcctcataaaatgagtttggaagcattccctcctcttgaagagtctgagaaggattggtattcgttttttgtttttttgtttttttggaagagtttgagaaggactggtattagttcttctttgaatgtttggtagaatttaccagtgaagctgtctggtcctggacttttgtttgttgggagatttttgattgctaattcaatctccttactagtaagtgaacttttagatttttacttcttcatgattcagtctttgtagggtgtatgtttctaggaatttacccatttcttATAGGTTGTCAAACGTGTTGGCATACAATTGTCCATCGAAGTCTCTtaaaatcctttgtatttctgtggtatctgttgcaatgtctcctttttcatttctgatttgatttatttgagttctcttttttcttggtgattCTAGCTAAAGGTCtgacaattttgtttatctttacaaATAACCAGTTCTGAGATTCATTGATCTTTCCTGTTGTCTTTTCAGTTCCTATTTCGATTATTTCCAATTTGaactttgttatttccttccttcttctaactttggacttcatctatttttctagttcctttaggaacaaagttaggttgtttaacgtatatatggaatttaagaaaaaaaaaacatgtcatgaagaacccaggggtaagacaggaataaagacacagacctactagagaatggacttgaggatatggggagggggaagggtaagctgggacaaagcgagagagaggcatggacatatatacactaccaaatgtaaggtagatagctagtgggaagcagccacatagcacagggagatcagctcggtgctttgtggccgcctggaggggtgggatagggagggtgggagggaaggagacgacgcaagagggaagagatatgggaacatatgtataactgattcactttgttacaaagcagaaactaacacaccattgtaaagcaattatactccaataaagatgtaaaaataaataaataaataaagttaggttgtttaagattttttttgtttcttgacgTAAGCATTTACTGCTAGGAACTTCCTTCTCAGAACTGCTTTGTGGGTTAACATaaaatatatcctggagaatgctccgtGGACACTTGAGAAGTGTAcgtattttgttgcttttggttGGAATATTCCATATGTACCCATATAATATTGTTTAAAAGGCCATACtaacaaaagcaatctacagattcaattcagtCCTTATCAAAatttcagtggcatttttcacagaaataaaacaaacaatcctaaatttgtatggaaccacaaaagaccccaaatagcaaagcagtcttgagaaagaagaaaaaaggtaaCAGCagcacacttcctgatttcaaactatattacaaagccacagtaatcaaaacagtggtactggcataaaaatagacacatagattgatggaacagaatagagagcccagaaataaacccattcatatatggtcaattaatttataaaaaggagccaagaatatacaataaggaaagaacagtctcttctataaatggtattggaaaaactggacagccacatgcaaaagaatggaactacaccactatcttacactatacaaaaaaattaactcaaagtgggttacagacttgaatgtaagacctaaaaccataaaactcccagaagaaaactgGCAGTAAGctcttgacatcagtcttggcaattttttggaaatcattttggaaataaagtcaaaaaaaaaaataaacaagtgggactataacatactaaaaagcttcttcacagcaaaggaaaacgccaacaaaatgaaaaggcaacctacagaatgagagaaaatatttgcaaatcatgtatatGTTAAGGGGTTAATAactcaaatatacaaagaactcatataccccaaaggcaaaaaaaaaaaaaaaaaaaatctgattaaaaaatgggcagggcttccctggtggcgcagtggttgagaatccacctgccgatgcaggggacatgggttcatgccctggtccaagaagatcccacgtgctgcggggcggctgggcccatgagccatggccgctgggcctgtgcgtccggagcctgtgctccgcaaggggagaggccacaacagtgagaggcccgcgtactgcaaaataaataaataaatgagcaaaggatctgaatagacatttttccaaagaatacatacagatggccaacaggtacataaaaagatgctcaacatcactaataatcagggaaattcaaatctaaaccaaaatgagatatcactccacacctgtcagaatggctattatcaaaaagacaagaaataacaagtgttggcgagaatgtggggaaaaaaggaaagtttatgcactgttagtgggaatgtaaatca
It includes:
- the C7H9orf85 gene encoding uncharacterized protein C9orf85 homolog: MSSQKGNVARSRPQRHQNTFSFKNDKFDKSVQTKKINAKLHDGVCQRCKEVLEWRVKYSKYKPLSKPKKCVKCLQKTVKDSYHIMCRPCACDLEVCAKCGKREDVIPFNIEPEKTENVENNQRSSHRRSCRRNEESDDLDLDFDIDLDDTEEDNQMD